Proteins from a genomic interval of Acidimicrobiales bacterium:
- the moaC gene encoding cyclic pyranopterin monophosphate synthase MoaC has protein sequence MSDRGLTHLDPLGRARMVDVAPKEATHRRAIARGKVFMEPETTALVAHGAVSKGDVLSVARVAGIQAAKRTPDLIPLCHPLLVSSVFVNFTIDDTWIEVEAQVETIDRTGVEMEALMACSVAALTIYDMCKSADRSMSIGEVTLWEKTGGRSGTYRRPAEPEPDVS, from the coding sequence ATGTCGGACCGCGGCCTCACCCACCTCGACCCGCTGGGGCGGGCCCGCATGGTCGACGTGGCGCCCAAGGAGGCCACCCACCGCCGGGCCATCGCCCGCGGCAAGGTGTTCATGGAGCCGGAGACGACGGCCCTGGTGGCCCACGGGGCGGTGAGCAAGGGCGACGTGCTCTCGGTGGCCCGGGTGGCCGGCATCCAGGCGGCCAAACGGACCCCCGACCTCATCCCCCTCTGCCACCCGCTGCTGGTGAGCTCGGTCTTCGTGAACTTCACCATCGACGACACCTGGATCGAGGTCGAGGCGCAGGTCGAGACCATCGACCGCACGGGCGTCGAGATGGAGGCGCTCATGGCCTGTTCGGTGGCCGCCCTCACCATCTACGACATGTGCAAGTCGGCCGACCGCTCGATGAGCATCGGTGAGGTCACCCTGTGGGAGAAGACGGGCGGACGCTCGGGCACCTACCGTCGTCCGGCCGAGCCCGAACCCGACGTTTCCTGA
- the moaA gene encoding GTP 3',8-cyclase MoaA, translating into MPAPLVDSYGRAHRDLRISVTDRCNFRCTYCMPEEGMDWVPRQDILTFEEIERVARLCVERFGFDSIRLTGGEPTVRAHLPLLVEKLAALDVDLSMTTNGSTLAVQAADLRGAGLRRVNISIDSLRRDRFFALTRRDELDRVLHGIDAALEVGFDPVKLNVVAMVGVNDDEVLAMAELGRERGVEVRFIEYMPLDADHGWERAKVVPGEAIIAAIAEVHPLRPLARGSDPAEVFEYLDGRGRVGAIPSVTAPFCDRCDRIRLTAEGALRACLFSMEDTDLRGPMRAGATDDELAAVVSGVVAGKWAGHGIGTTTFVQPPRSMSQIGG; encoded by the coding sequence ATGCCGGCTCCCCTCGTCGACTCCTACGGGCGCGCCCACCGCGACCTGCGCATCTCGGTCACCGACCGGTGCAACTTCCGCTGCACCTACTGCATGCCGGAGGAGGGGATGGACTGGGTGCCCCGCCAGGACATCCTCACGTTCGAGGAGATCGAGCGTGTGGCCCGGCTCTGCGTCGAGCGGTTCGGCTTCGACAGCATCCGCCTCACCGGCGGCGAGCCAACGGTGCGGGCCCACCTGCCGCTCCTGGTCGAGAAGCTCGCCGCCCTCGACGTCGACCTGTCCATGACCACCAACGGCTCCACGCTCGCCGTCCAGGCCGCCGACCTGCGCGGCGCGGGCCTGCGGCGGGTGAACATCTCCATCGACTCCCTGCGTCGGGACCGCTTCTTCGCCCTCACCCGGCGCGACGAGCTCGACCGGGTGCTGCACGGCATCGACGCCGCCCTCGAGGTCGGCTTCGACCCGGTCAAGCTCAACGTGGTGGCCATGGTCGGCGTCAACGACGACGAGGTCCTGGCCATGGCCGAGCTCGGCCGGGAGCGGGGGGTCGAGGTGCGCTTCATCGAGTACATGCCCCTCGACGCCGACCACGGCTGGGAGCGGGCCAAGGTCGTGCCCGGCGAGGCGATCATCGCCGCCATCGCCGAGGTGCACCCCCTGCGTCCCCTGGCGCGCGGCTCCGACCCGGCGGAGGTCTTCGAGTACCTCGACGGCCGGGGTCGGGTGGGGGCCATCCCGTCGGTGACGGCGCCGTTCTGCGACCGCTGCGACCGCATCCGCCTCACCGCCGAGGGCGCCCTGCGGGCGTGCCTGTTCTCCATGGAGGACACCGACCTGCGAGGGCCCATGCGTGCCGGCGCCACCGACGACGAGCTGGCCGCGGTCGTCAGCGGGGTCGTTGCCGGCAAGTGGGCCGGCCACGGCATCGGCACCACCACCTTCGTCCAACCCCCGAGGTCGATGAGTCAGATCGGCGGCTGA
- the glp gene encoding gephyrin-like molybdotransferase Glp, whose product MSTPSSGGLTPLHEAQALVLRSCHAFHPRTVPLGQAVGSVTSAPVTAQEHVPPFDNSAMDGFAVQAADTEAAPVALRVVGTLAAGAAPDVEVGPGEAVRIMTGAPMPPGADAVVMVECTSPGEGDTVVVEEAVAAGQSVRRAGDDVRPGDVVVGEGEVVTPGVIGVLASLGLVRVPTRRAPVVGVLSTGDELVDGGGVLGPGQIRDSNRPMLVALAGEAGCEVIDFGTVADDLDAITGVIREATSACDVLVTSGGVSVGDFDLIREVLDRLGEMVWMQVAIKPAKPFAFGLVQGTPVFGLPGNPVSSMVSFELFARPALRRMIGHPDDRLHRPRVRAFAEHDILRRPDGKVHFVRLVATVGADGRHHVRSAGGQGSHQLSALAAANALGVLPDGTGVVAGGELDVVLLSEEVAGP is encoded by the coding sequence ATGAGCACCCCGAGCTCCGGGGGCCTGACCCCCCTCCACGAGGCGCAGGCACTGGTGCTCCGCTCGTGCCACGCCTTCCACCCCCGGACGGTGCCCCTCGGCCAGGCGGTCGGCAGCGTGACCTCGGCTCCGGTGACGGCCCAGGAGCACGTCCCGCCCTTCGACAACTCGGCGATGGACGGCTTCGCCGTGCAAGCCGCCGACACCGAAGCGGCCCCCGTGGCGCTCCGGGTGGTGGGCACGCTCGCCGCCGGCGCTGCCCCCGACGTCGAGGTCGGGCCCGGTGAGGCGGTGCGGATCATGACCGGGGCGCCCATGCCGCCGGGCGCCGACGCCGTGGTCATGGTGGAGTGCACCTCACCGGGTGAGGGCGACACGGTGGTCGTCGAGGAGGCCGTGGCGGCCGGGCAGTCGGTTCGCCGTGCGGGCGACGACGTGCGCCCGGGCGACGTGGTGGTGGGCGAGGGCGAGGTGGTCACGCCCGGGGTGATCGGGGTGCTGGCCAGCTTGGGGTTGGTGCGGGTCCCCACCCGCCGGGCCCCGGTCGTGGGCGTCCTCTCGACCGGCGACGAGCTCGTCGACGGCGGCGGCGTGCTCGGGCCGGGCCAGATCCGCGACTCGAACCGCCCGATGCTCGTCGCCCTCGCCGGGGAGGCGGGGTGCGAGGTGATCGACTTCGGCACCGTCGCCGACGACCTCGACGCGATCACCGGCGTGATCCGGGAGGCCACGTCGGCCTGTGACGTCCTCGTCACCAGCGGCGGGGTCAGCGTGGGCGACTTCGACCTGATCCGAGAGGTCCTCGACCGGCTCGGGGAGATGGTGTGGATGCAGGTCGCCATCAAGCCGGCGAAGCCGTTCGCCTTCGGCCTCGTGCAGGGCACGCCGGTGTTCGGGCTCCCGGGCAACCCCGTGTCCTCGATGGTCTCCTTCGAGCTGTTCGCCCGCCCGGCCCTGCGCCGGATGATCGGCCACCCCGACGACCGCCTCCACCGGCCCCGGGTCCGGGCCTTCGCCGAGCACGACATCCTCCGCAGGCCGGACGGGAAGGTGCACTTCGTGCGCCTGGTCGCCACCGTGGGCGCCGACGGGCGTCACCACGTGCGCTCCGCCGGTGGCCAGGGCTCGCACCAGCTCTCGGCCCTCGCTGCCGCCAACGCCCTCGGGGTCCTGCCCGACGGGACGGGGGTGGTGGCCGGCGGCGAGCTCGACGTGGTCCTCCTGTCGGAAGAGGTGGCCGGCCCGTAG
- the galU gene encoding UTP--glucose-1-phosphate uridylyltransferase GalU encodes MTVRKAVIPAAGLGTRFLPATKATPKEMLAIVDKPAIQYVVEEAVAAGITDICIVTGRTKKPIEDHFDVFPELEAELAEGGKEEALAEVRAINDLASFAYVRQGRPLGLGHAVAVARHHVGDEPFAVLLPDDLMVDGGRLLQGMIAAHDEHAAAVIALKAVPMTEISSYGCPRVEPVAGRDELVAIRQIVEKPAPADAPSDLAATGRYVFPPAIFDALDRVTPGKGGEIQLTDAIDLLLAEQDVLGYIFSEGRHDIGNKPDFLRTTVALGAAHPDLGADFRAYLADFVRDMETP; translated from the coding sequence ATGACCGTCCGCAAAGCCGTCATCCCCGCCGCCGGCCTCGGCACGCGCTTCCTCCCGGCCACCAAGGCGACCCCGAAGGAGATGCTGGCCATCGTCGACAAGCCGGCGATCCAGTACGTGGTCGAGGAGGCGGTGGCAGCCGGGATCACCGACATCTGCATCGTGACCGGCCGCACCAAGAAGCCGATCGAGGACCACTTCGACGTGTTCCCCGAGCTCGAGGCCGAGCTGGCCGAGGGCGGCAAGGAGGAGGCGCTGGCCGAGGTGCGGGCCATCAACGACCTGGCGTCGTTCGCCTACGTGCGCCAGGGTCGGCCGCTGGGCCTCGGTCACGCCGTGGCGGTGGCCCGCCACCACGTGGGCGACGAGCCCTTCGCCGTCCTCCTGCCCGACGACCTGATGGTCGACGGCGGGCGGCTCCTGCAGGGCATGATCGCCGCCCACGACGAGCACGCCGCGGCGGTCATCGCCCTCAAGGCGGTCCCCATGACGGAGATCTCGTCCTACGGCTGCCCCCGGGTGGAGCCTGTGGCGGGCCGCGACGAGCTCGTCGCCATCCGCCAGATCGTGGAGAAGCCCGCCCCCGCCGACGCCCCCTCCGACCTGGCGGCCACCGGCCGCTACGTGTTCCCGCCGGCGATCTTCGACGCCCTCGACCGGGTCACCCCGGGCAAGGGGGGCGAGATCCAGCTCACCGACGCCATCGACCTCCTCCTCGCCGAGCAGGACGTGCTCGGCTACATCTTCAGCGAGGGCCGCCACGACATCGGGAACAAGCCAGACTTCCTCCGGACCACCGTCGCCCTCGGCGCGGCCCACCCCGACCTCGGCGCCGACTTCCGGGCCTACCTCGCCGACTTCGTCCGCGACATGGAGACGCCATGA
- a CDS encoding sensor domain-containing diguanylate cyclase yields the protein MRPSRAVTIRQRLVGLVAAAVLLPLVALVVLLASLVGVEGGPETWRLAVVGFGVVAGVAGLTWWASSGVTTFVNELERHRIEFRQALLRLGSVLESSDDRAALVDVVLDTGMVVAGAEVGVFYADAGSHLVALTNRGVVWLDGVRLGRDEGLAGAVATTGSPRAWPHHDVEPVDPEPRVDAALAVPIHARGRLYGVLALYGRAGAGHFGSAELDDLTALAVQAGAAIDKTYLHEEARRLSVTDGLTGVWNRRHFDLRCSQELDRAQRFNEEFGVVMLDIDDFKPINDTHGHQVGDGILVELTQRLVEATREVDVVARYGGEEFALVLPRSDLAGALRVAERVRGAIADEPFTTDVGDLRVTVSVGVALRPADGASVSALVGAADAAMYRAKALGKNRVCHAPDDIDPSRASP from the coding sequence GTGCGACCCAGCCGAGCGGTGACCATTCGCCAGCGCCTCGTCGGGTTGGTGGCTGCTGCCGTCCTGTTGCCCCTGGTGGCCCTGGTCGTGCTGCTCGCCAGCCTCGTCGGCGTGGAAGGCGGGCCCGAGACGTGGCGCCTCGCCGTGGTCGGCTTCGGCGTGGTGGCCGGGGTGGCCGGGCTCACCTGGTGGGCGTCCTCGGGCGTGACGACCTTCGTCAACGAGCTCGAGCGCCACCGCATCGAGTTCCGCCAGGCGCTGCTGCGACTGGGCTCGGTCCTGGAGTCGTCGGACGACCGCGCCGCCCTCGTCGACGTCGTCCTCGACACCGGCATGGTGGTGGCAGGTGCCGAGGTCGGGGTCTTCTACGCCGACGCCGGCTCGCACCTGGTCGCCCTCACCAATCGGGGCGTGGTCTGGCTCGATGGCGTCAGGTTGGGACGGGACGAGGGCCTCGCCGGCGCGGTTGCCACCACGGGCTCTCCCCGCGCGTGGCCGCACCACGACGTCGAGCCGGTCGATCCGGAGCCCCGGGTCGATGCCGCCCTCGCCGTCCCGATCCACGCCCGAGGCCGGCTCTACGGGGTGCTCGCCCTCTACGGGCGCGCCGGCGCCGGCCACTTCGGCAGCGCCGAGCTCGACGACCTGACCGCTCTCGCCGTGCAGGCGGGCGCGGCCATCGACAAGACCTACCTGCACGAGGAAGCTCGTCGCCTGTCGGTGACCGACGGGCTCACCGGCGTCTGGAACCGGCGCCACTTCGACCTGCGCTGCAGCCAGGAGCTCGACCGTGCCCAGCGCTTCAACGAGGAGTTCGGCGTGGTGATGCTCGACATCGACGACTTCAAGCCGATCAACGACACCCACGGCCACCAGGTCGGCGACGGCATCCTGGTGGAGCTGACCCAGCGGTTGGTCGAGGCCACCCGCGAGGTCGACGTCGTCGCCCGGTACGGCGGTGAGGAGTTCGCCTTGGTCCTGCCCCGCTCCGACCTCGCCGGGGCCCTCCGGGTGGCCGAGCGGGTCCGGGGGGCGATCGCCGACGAGCCGTTCACCACCGACGTTGGCGACCTGCGGGTGACCGTCTCGGTCGGCGTGGCGCTCCGCCCCGCCGACGGTGCCAGCGTGTCCGCGCTCGTCGGTGCGGCCGACGCCGCGATGTACCGGGCCAAGGCGCTCGGCAAGAACCGGGTCTGCCATGCTCCCGACGACATCGATCCGTCGAGAGCGAGCCCATGA
- a CDS encoding FmdB family zinc ribbon protein, with product MPTYEYACKSCSEHLEVVQRFTDDALTECPTCEGKLRKVFSAVGITFKGSGFYKTDSRSGARRSSGGESGSDTSTPSSDGAKSESKKSESTGSVSKGSSSTDSASSSSSTTTTT from the coding sequence TTGCCCACGTACGAGTACGCATGCAAGAGCTGCAGTGAGCACCTCGAGGTCGTCCAGCGCTTCACCGACGACGCCCTCACCGAGTGCCCCACCTGTGAGGGCAAGCTGCGCAAGGTCTTCAGCGCGGTGGGCATCACCTTCAAGGGCAGCGGGTTCTACAAGACCGACTCGCGAAGTGGCGCTCGCCGCTCGTCGGGCGGCGAGAGCGGCTCCGACACGTCCACGCCGTCGTCCGACGGGGCGAAGTCCGAGTCCAAGAAGTCCGAGTCCACGGGGTCCGTGTCCAAGGGGTCCTCCTCCACCGACTCGGCCTCGTCGAGCTCGTCGACGACGACCACCACCTGA
- the cpaB gene encoding Flp pilus assembly protein CpaB: MHAISRPSPTRRRRPTLPRRPGPFWLLAVALAALTAIVAGRGLGVATADLARYGDPGPVLVAVRHVPAGSPLSTDDTEVRSLPAALVPDGAVRTRADGRVAATDLYPGEVVLSARLAPEGLSPVAALLPPGTRGVAVPAGPAALALRTGDVVDVLATFDLTGTGSGDGEPTFPVARRALVVDVGDDAVTLAVAPGEAARVAFALTAGTVTLLLASVAGP, from the coding sequence ATGCACGCCATCAGCCGACCATCCCCGACGCGTCGCCGGCGTCCGACCCTCCCCCGCCGGCCCGGGCCGTTCTGGCTCCTCGCCGTCGCCCTGGCAGCCCTCACCGCCATCGTCGCCGGGCGCGGCCTCGGGGTCGCCACTGCCGACCTCGCCCGCTACGGCGACCCCGGCCCCGTGCTGGTGGCCGTCCGCCACGTCCCGGCCGGGTCACCGCTGTCGACTGACGACACCGAGGTCCGCTCGCTGCCGGCGGCGCTCGTGCCCGACGGGGCGGTGCGGACCCGGGCCGACGGGCGCGTGGCGGCCACCGACCTGTACCCCGGCGAGGTGGTCCTGTCGGCCCGCCTCGCACCCGAGGGCCTCTCACCGGTCGCTGCCCTCCTCCCGCCGGGCACCCGTGGCGTGGCCGTGCCCGCCGGCCCTGCGGCACTGGCCCTGCGGACCGGCGACGTGGTCGACGTCCTCGCCACCTTCGACCTCACCGGCACCGGCTCCGGGGATGGCGAGCCCACGTTCCCGGTGGCCCGCCGGGCCCTGGTGGTCGACGTCGGCGACGACGCCGTGACCCTGGCGGTGGCTCCCGGCGAGGCCGCACGGGTGGCCTTCGCCCTGACTGCGGGGACCGTCACCCTGCTGCTCGCCTCGGTGGCCGGACCCTGA
- a CDS encoding BON domain-containing protein — protein sequence MGALRRVARFASPVNRVTLALFAWRHRNEIADWGRYAARAVPKLVGGDTTDVLAEGRLRARFTGDPLTRDVAALQVEVVEGVAHLSGVVTPEVADRAIDLADDTPGIHDVRDLLGRRLPRSRR from the coding sequence ATGGGAGCTCTCCGTCGTGTCGCCCGCTTCGCCTCGCCCGTCAACCGGGTGACCCTCGCCCTCTTCGCCTGGCGGCACCGCAACGAGATCGCCGACTGGGGCCGCTATGCCGCCCGGGCCGTCCCGAAGCTGGTGGGGGGCGACACCACCGACGTCCTCGCTGAGGGCCGGCTGCGGGCGCGGTTCACCGGCGACCCCCTCACCCGCGACGTCGCCGCCCTCCAGGTGGAGGTCGTGGAAGGCGTGGCCCACCTCTCCGGTGTCGTCACCCCCGAGGTGGCCGACCGGGCGATCGACCTCGCCGACGACACCCCGGGCATCCACGACGTGCGCGACCTGCTCGGCCGGCGCCTCCCCCGCAGTCGCCGCTGA
- a CDS encoding CehA/McbA family metallohydrolase: MAVSLHPHLATDPPPGWVRLDMHSHTMWSGDATTTPDELAGAVTAAGIDVLCITDHATTNGAFELAGRLPCRVIVGQELRTGAGEVIGLFLEERLPAGLSARQAAERIRAQGGLVYIPHPFDPVRHCLAEAELHELVAEGLVDAIEVRNAKTSLESLNARAADFAAAHGLAAGAGSDAHVPEAVGAAYVELPDFDGPADLLTALRSGRVVGHHFDAPRAWRPRIVPSTTAL; this comes from the coding sequence ATGGCCGTGTCGCTCCACCCCCACCTGGCGACCGACCCGCCGCCGGGTTGGGTGCGCCTCGACATGCACAGCCACACGATGTGGTCCGGCGACGCAACCACCACCCCCGACGAGCTGGCCGGCGCCGTGACCGCGGCGGGCATCGACGTCCTCTGCATCACCGACCACGCCACCACCAACGGGGCATTCGAGCTGGCGGGCCGGCTCCCCTGCCGGGTGATCGTGGGCCAGGAGCTGCGCACCGGCGCCGGCGAGGTCATCGGGCTCTTCCTGGAGGAGCGGTTGCCGGCGGGCCTCTCCGCCAGGCAGGCGGCCGAGCGGATCCGCGCCCAGGGCGGCCTGGTCTACATCCCCCACCCGTTCGACCCCGTCCGGCACTGCCTGGCCGAGGCCGAGCTGCACGAGCTGGTGGCCGAGGGCCTGGTCGACGCCATCGAGGTGCGCAACGCCAAGACCTCGCTCGAGTCGCTCAACGCACGCGCCGCCGACTTCGCGGCAGCCCACGGGCTGGCCGCCGGTGCCGGCAGTGACGCCCACGTCCCCGAGGCCGTCGGTGCCGCCTACGTCGAGCTACCCGACTTCGACGGGCCCGCCGACCTGCTCACCGCCCTCCGCTCGGGCCGGGTGGTGGGCCACCACTTCGACGCCCCCCGCGCCTGGCGCCCCAGGATCGTGCCCTCCACCACCGCCCTCTAG
- a CDS encoding TldD/PmbA family protein produces the protein MTELRALAEKVAGWARDGEQVEAYVARSTGTTVRAYRGEVESLSQAASAGLGVRVVSGGRQGFASAGTLEPEALSETLAEARDNATFGTPDDHAGLAVPDEVEPASVDPWDDALAGTGTNDKVALALSLERATLDGDPRISGVRTAIYGDGMGEAAVATSTGIAASWRSGNCYLSVSALAEADGETQTGHGISVGRRLDALDVDEAASDAVDRATRLLGSRQAPSRRLTVVFDPHVTASFLSIVGGTLNGEAVLKGRSLFAGRVGEEVASPLLTLVDDPTDVASFGAAAYDAEGLASRRNALLDGGVLQGFLYDTWSGRRAGTASTGSAVRSYASTPGTGARALAIVPGTLSAAELLAEVGDGLLVQGVSGLHSGVNPVSGDFSVGAEGMMIRDGATAEPVREITIASTLQRMLRDVVAVGADLEWLPGGTGATSLAIRDVSLSGS, from the coding sequence ATGACCGAGCTGCGTGCGCTGGCCGAGAAGGTGGCCGGTTGGGCCCGGGACGGCGAGCAGGTGGAGGCCTACGTGGCCCGCAGCACCGGCACGACCGTGCGCGCCTACCGGGGCGAGGTCGAGTCGCTCTCGCAGGCAGCGTCGGCGGGGCTCGGGGTGCGGGTCGTCAGCGGGGGTCGTCAAGGCTTTGCCTCGGCCGGCACCCTCGAGCCCGAGGCGCTGTCCGAGACGCTCGCCGAGGCGCGCGACAACGCCACCTTCGGCACCCCCGACGACCACGCCGGCCTCGCCGTGCCCGACGAGGTCGAGCCGGCCTCGGTCGACCCCTGGGACGACGCGCTCGCCGGGACCGGCACCAACGACAAGGTCGCCCTCGCCCTCTCCCTCGAGCGGGCCACCCTCGACGGCGACCCGCGCATCAGCGGAGTCCGCACCGCGATCTACGGCGATGGCATGGGCGAGGCCGCTGTGGCCACCAGCACCGGGATCGCCGCGTCCTGGCGATCGGGCAACTGCTACCTCAGCGTCTCCGCCCTGGCCGAGGCCGACGGCGAGACCCAGACCGGCCACGGCATCTCGGTGGGTCGCCGACTGGACGCCCTCGACGTGGACGAGGCCGCGTCTGACGCGGTCGACCGCGCCACCCGGCTGCTCGGCTCCCGCCAGGCGCCGTCGAGGCGCCTCACCGTCGTGTTCGACCCCCACGTCACGGCCTCGTTCCTCTCCATCGTGGGGGGCACGCTCAACGGCGAGGCGGTGCTGAAGGGCCGGTCACTCTTCGCCGGCCGGGTTGGTGAGGAGGTGGCGTCGCCGTTGCTGACCCTGGTCGACGATCCCACCGACGTGGCCTCCTTCGGGGCGGCGGCCTACGACGCCGAGGGCTTGGCCTCGCGACGGAACGCCCTGCTCGACGGCGGCGTCCTCCAGGGTTTCCTCTACGACACCTGGTCGGGCCGTCGGGCGGGCACGGCGTCCACCGGCTCCGCCGTCAGGAGCTACGCCTCCACGCCCGGCACCGGTGCGCGCGCCCTCGCCATCGTGCCGGGCACCCTCTCGGCCGCGGAGCTGCTCGCCGAGGTGGGCGACGGCCTCCTGGTCCAGGGCGTGAGTGGCCTCCACTCGGGGGTGAACCCGGTGAGCGGCGACTTCTCCGTCGGCGCCGAGGGCATGATGATCCGCGACGGCGCCACCGCCGAGCCGGTCCGGGAGATCACGATCGCCTCCACGTTGCAGCGCATGCTGCGCGACGTGGTGGCGGTGGGAGCCGACCTCGAGTGGCTGCCCGGGGGCACCGGCGCCACCAGCCTCGCCATCCGCGACGTCTCCCTCTCCGGGAGCTGA
- a CDS encoding TldD/PmbA family protein — translation MIDGEVLQRVLGVALGNGADFAEVFAEDRSSSSASLDGGQVEEVTSGRERGAGIRVVTGETTGFAHTADLSEAGLVAAARAAASAARGAGEGRTVVLGPAGEHRAPDRVVRPTSVGKQAKVDLLRRADEAARAAGGDIAQVSVGYGDSHRHILVANSDGLLAGDEQVRTRFRVSCVASGDTGMQTGNESVGLTMGMELFDLRSPEATAEEAARRALVKLLARPAPSGTTPVVIGPGSGGVLFHEACGHGLEADLVGKGASVFKGRRGELVASPLVTLVDDGTVDTEWGTAAIDDEGRPGQRNVLIEDGVLTDYMWDFLRARQEGRGSSGNGRRQSYKHLPMVRMTNTYLTAGTDDPDEIVAQTPHGVYVAKLGGGQVNTATGDFVFGMTEAYLIEDGVITEPLREGNLIGNGPEVLRTIDAVGVDFAMGGPGTCGKDGQGVPVGLGQPTLRVPALTVGGTAA, via the coding sequence GTGATCGACGGCGAGGTGCTGCAGCGAGTCCTCGGGGTCGCCCTGGGCAACGGGGCCGACTTCGCCGAGGTCTTCGCCGAGGACCGGAGCTCATCGTCTGCCAGCCTCGACGGCGGGCAGGTCGAGGAGGTGACGTCGGGCCGGGAGCGAGGGGCGGGGATCCGCGTCGTCACCGGCGAGACCACGGGCTTCGCCCACACCGCCGACCTCTCCGAAGCCGGTCTGGTCGCCGCCGCTCGGGCGGCGGCGTCGGCGGCGCGGGGTGCCGGCGAGGGCCGCACCGTGGTGTTGGGGCCCGCCGGTGAGCACCGGGCCCCGGACCGGGTCGTGCGGCCGACCTCGGTGGGCAAGCAGGCCAAGGTCGACCTGCTGCGGCGGGCCGACGAGGCCGCCCGCGCCGCCGGCGGCGACATCGCCCAGGTGAGCGTCGGCTACGGCGACAGCCACCGCCACATCCTGGTGGCCAACAGCGACGGGCTCCTGGCGGGCGACGAGCAGGTTCGGACCCGCTTCCGCGTCAGCTGCGTTGCCTCGGGCGACACCGGCATGCAGACGGGCAACGAGTCGGTCGGCCTCACCATGGGCATGGAGCTGTTCGACCTCCGCAGCCCGGAGGCCACCGCCGAGGAGGCGGCCCGCCGGGCACTGGTCAAGCTCCTCGCCAGGCCCGCGCCGAGCGGCACCACCCCCGTCGTCATCGGGCCCGGGAGCGGCGGCGTGCTGTTCCACGAGGCCTGCGGACACGGCCTCGAGGCCGACCTCGTGGGCAAGGGTGCCTCGGTGTTCAAGGGTCGGCGGGGCGAGCTGGTGGCCAGCCCCCTCGTCACGCTCGTCGACGACGGCACCGTCGACACCGAGTGGGGCACCGCCGCCATCGACGACGAGGGCCGGCCCGGCCAGCGCAACGTGCTCATCGAGGACGGTGTCCTCACCGACTACATGTGGGACTTCCTGCGGGCACGCCAGGAGGGCCGGGGGTCGTCGGGCAACGGCCGGCGCCAGTCGTACAAGCACCTCCCGATGGTGCGCATGACGAACACCTACCTGACCGCCGGCACCGACGACCCGGACGAGATCGTGGCCCAGACGCCCCACGGCGTCTACGTGGCCAAGCTGGGCGGCGGGCAGGTCAACACCGCCACCGGCGACTTCGTCTTCGGGATGACCGAGGCCTACCTCATCGAGGACGGCGTGATCACCGAGCCGCTGCGCGAGGGCAACCTCATCGGCAACGGCCCCGAGGTGCTGCGGACCATCGACGCCGTCGGCGTCGACTTCGCCATGGGCGGACCCGGCACGTGCGGCAAGGACGGCCAAGGCGTCCCGGTGGGCCTCGGGCAGCCGACGCTGCGGGTCCCCGCCCTGACGGTCGGTGGGACGGCGGCATGA
- a CDS encoding hotdog domain-containing protein, which translates to MPVETGLSAEIELTVTDADTAIALRSGDVPVLATPRIIALCEEASVAAVVDQLEPGQTSVGHTVQLDHVVPTAVGGRVRAEATLSKVAGRKLTFTVSVSDTRGLVAAGKIARVIVDTERFLEKA; encoded by the coding sequence GTGCCCGTAGAGACCGGACTGTCCGCCGAGATCGAGCTCACCGTCACCGACGCCGACACGGCGATCGCCCTCCGGTCGGGCGACGTCCCGGTGCTCGCCACCCCGCGCATCATCGCCCTGTGCGAGGAGGCGAGCGTGGCCGCCGTGGTCGACCAGCTCGAGCCGGGCCAGACGAGCGTCGGGCACACCGTGCAGCTCGACCACGTCGTGCCGACCGCCGTGGGCGGCCGAGTCCGTGCCGAGGCCACCCTTTCGAAGGTCGCCGGGCGGAAGCTCACCTTCACGGTGTCGGTCAGCGACACGAGGGGCCTGGTGGCGGCGGGCAAGATCGCCCGGGTCATCGTCGACACCGAGCGGTTCCTCGAGAAGGCCTGA